From the Xiphophorus maculatus strain JP 163 A chromosome 20, X_maculatus-5.0-male, whole genome shotgun sequence genome, one window contains:
- the LOC102234352 gene encoding retinoic acid receptor gamma-A-like isoform X2 — protein MFDCMEALGLVPRPLFDVSRQGSCMLGKATSYFSRLDPFAWTGTGSVQSVETQSTSSEEMVPSSPSPPPPPRVYKPCFVCQDKSSGYHYGVSSCEGCKGFFRRSIQKNMVYTCHRDKNCQINKVTRNRCQYCRLQKCFEVGMSKEAVRNDRNKKKKDVKEEVVLPENYELSGELEELVNKVSKAHQETFPSLCQLGKYTTNSSADHRVQLDLGLWDKFSELSTKCIIKIVEFAKRLPGFTTLTIADQITLLKSACLDILMLRICTRYTPEQDTMTFSDGLTLNRTQMHNAGFGPLTDLVFAFAGQLLPLEMDDTETGLLSAICLICGDRMDLEEPEKVDKLQEPLLEALKIYTRRRRPNKPHMFPRMLMKVTDLRGISTKGAERAITLKTEIPGPMPPLIREMLENPDAFEDSSDSSDSASAPPPAIQAIKQEEKSTYESAFEEEEEEEEDDYWDEEREWGADSDGEPWGEAAQKKAVAGKTQ, from the exons ATGTTTGACTGCATGGAGGCTCTCGGGCTGGTTCCTCGGCCCCTCTTCGATGTGTCCAGGCAGGGCTCCTGCATGCTGGGCAAGGCCACCTCTTACTTCTCCAGGCTGGACCCTTTCGCTTGGACCGGGACGGGCAGCGTTCAGT CGGTGGAGACGCAGAGCACCAGTTCAGAGGAGATGGTGCCCAGCTCcccttcccctcctcctcctccgcggGTCTACAAGCCGTGCTTTGTGTGCCAGGACAAGTCATCTGGTTATCACTACGGAGTGAGCTCCTGTGAGGGCTGCAAG gGATTTTTCCGCCGGAGCATCCAGAAGAACATGGTGTACACCTGCCACCGAGACAAGAACTGTCAGATTAACAAAGTGACCCGGAACCGCTGCCAATACTGTCGTTTGCAGAAGTGCTTTGAGGTCGGCATGTCCAAAGAAG CCGTGCGCAACGACaggaacaagaagaagaaggacgTGAAGGAGGAGGTGGTGCTGCCCGAGAACTACGAGCTCAGCGGAGAACTGGAGGAGCTTGTGAACAAAGTCAGCAAAGCTCACCAAGAGACATTCCCGTCTCTGTGCCAGCTGGGAAAATACACCACA AACTCCAGCGCTGACCACAGAGTGCAACTGGACCTGGGCCTGTGGGATAAGTTCAGTGAGCTTTCCACTAAGTGCATTATAAAGATTGTGGAGTTTGCCAAGCGACTACCAGGCTTCACTACGCTCACCATCGCTGACCAGATCACCCTCCTCAAATCTGCATGCCTGGACATCCTG ATGCTGAGGATATGCACCCGCTACACTCCAGAGCAGGACACAATGACGTTCTCAGACGGCCTGACTCTCAACAGAACCCAGATGCACAACGCCGGCTTTGGGCCGCTCACAGACCTGGTGTTTGCCTTCGCCGGTCAGCTCCTGCCTCTGGAGATGGACGACACAGAGACGGGGCTCTTAAGTGCAATCTGTCTCATTTGTGGAG ACCGCATGGACTTGGAAGAGCCGGAAAAGGTCGACAAACTCCAGGAGCCGCTGCTGGAGGCTCTAAAGATCTACACTCGCCGCAGACGCCCGAACAAGCCTCACATGTTCCCTCGCATGCTGATGAAAGTCACAGACCTGCGAGGAATCAGCACCAAAG GTGCAGAGCGAGCCATCACCCTCAAGACGGAGATCCCGGGCCCCATGCCGCCTCTGATCAGGGAGATGCTGGAGAACCCGGACGCCTTCGAGGACAGCAGCGACTCCAGCGACAGCGCCTCGGCCCCTCCCCCGGCCATCCAGGCCATCAAGCAGGAGGAGAAGTCCACGTACGAGTCGGCCttcgaagaggaggaggaggaggaagaggacgacTACTGGGACGAGGAGAGGGAGTGGGGGGCGGACAGCGACGGCGAGCCGTGGGGGGAGGCGGCACAGAAGAAGGCCGTGGCGGGAAAGACGCAGTGA